The following proteins come from a genomic window of Chryseobacterium glaciei:
- a CDS encoding D-2-hydroxyacid dehydrogenase has protein sequence MKVLANDGISEAGRKALQDAGIEVLDNRVAQDHVINFINENNVDVLLVRSATKVRQDIIDACPTLRIVGRGGIGMDNIDVDYAKTKGLKVINTPNASSKSVAELVFGHFFALARFLHESNRLMPLEGETHFNAMKKSFSNAYELSGKTLGVIGFGGIGQEVVKMGIALGMKIKVLTRKPKTKVLTLDFFDGQTINFEISSTNDSDEFLKDVDFISINTPKTNEYIIDTAQFEKMKDGVYIVNTARGGVINEVTLIDFIESGKVAGAALDVFENEPTPELPLLMNPALSLSPHVGGNTVDAQEKIGLELAEQIIKLQKETIL, from the coding sequence ATGAAAGTTTTAGCTAACGACGGAATTTCCGAAGCAGGACGAAAAGCATTGCAAGATGCAGGAATCGAAGTACTTGACAACCGAGTTGCTCAGGATCACGTGATTAATTTCATTAATGAAAATAACGTGGATGTCCTTTTGGTAAGAAGTGCAACGAAAGTAAGACAAGATATTATTGATGCCTGCCCGACTCTTAGAATTGTAGGAAGAGGCGGAATTGGTATGGATAATATTGATGTTGACTATGCTAAAACGAAAGGCTTAAAAGTGATCAATACTCCAAATGCATCGTCAAAATCGGTTGCTGAATTGGTTTTTGGACACTTCTTTGCTCTGGCAAGATTCCTTCACGAATCAAACAGACTGATGCCTTTGGAAGGTGAAACGCATTTTAATGCGATGAAAAAATCTTTCAGCAACGCTTATGAACTTTCAGGTAAAACTTTAGGTGTTATAGGTTTTGGAGGTATAGGTCAGGAAGTTGTGAAGATGGGAATTGCTTTAGGAATGAAAATTAAAGTCTTAACAAGAAAGCCTAAAACAAAGGTTCTTACGTTAGACTTTTTTGATGGACAGACTATAAATTTTGAAATCAGTTCAACTAATGATTCAGATGAATTCCTTAAAGACGTTGATTTCATTAGCATTAACACTCCAAAAACGAACGAATATATCATAGATACCGCCCAATTTGAAAAAATGAAAGACGGTGTTTATATTGTCAACACTGCAAGAGGCGGCGTTATTAATGAGGTTACTTTAATTGATTTTATTGAGTCAGGAAAAGTGGCTGGAGCAGCTTTAGACGTTTTTGAAAACGAACCTACTCCGGAGCTTCCATTATTAATGAATCCGGCATTATCCCTTTCTCCACATGTAGGTGGAAATACGGTTGATGCTCAGGAAAAAATCGGATTAGAACTTGCAGAACAAATTATTAAGCTACAAAAAGAAACTATAC
- a CDS encoding thioredoxin family protein: MYTELTEDTLQNIVTDNEKVVVQYGATWCGNCRIMKPKFKKLASENDSIPFLYVDAEKLPESRKLAKVDNLPTFAIFKNGELVNQVQSNQAESLINLFNELA; this comes from the coding sequence ATGTACACAGAATTAACCGAAGATACGTTACAAAATATCGTAACAGACAATGAAAAAGTAGTTGTTCAATACGGAGCAACATGGTGTGGAAACTGCAGAATTATGAAGCCAAAATTCAAGAAATTAGCTTCTGAAAATGACAGCATTCCTTTCCTTTATGTAGATGCAGAAAAATTACCGGAAAGCAGAAAATTAGCTAAAGTTGACAATTTACCGACTTTCGCGATCTTCAAAAATGGTGAATTGGTGAATCAGGTTCAATCTAATCAGGCTGAAAGTTTAATTAACCTTTTTAATGAATTAGCATAA
- a CDS encoding M16 family metallopeptidase codes for MNFFKKITIATSIAAASFTGYAFGQDFQWKEAKSNGYSYKYVTNDPTSARYYTLKNGLTVILSPTNKDPRIQTYIATKAGSKTDPADHTGLAHYLEHMLFKGTDKFGSKDWAKEKPLLDKIDALYEKYNQTKDEAKRKEIYKEIDKTSGEAAKFAIANEYDKLMADMGADGTNAFTSFEQTVYTEDIPSNVVDKFLTVQAERFRQPVLRLFHTELEAVYEEKNRSLDDDGDKVYDKMFESLFPNNNYGKQTTIGTIEHLKNPSLTAIREYFNNYYVPNNMGIIMSGDFNPDEVIAKIDKAFSYMKSKPIPTYNIGQEKAITAPITKEVLGPNPESLMMGFRFPGATTKDARLLTLVGNMLTNGQAGLIDLDLVKKQKLLGAYAFPYVLKDYSVLLLQGKPTEGQSLDEVKNLLLQEIDKLRKGEFSDDLIQSIVNNEKKSIIQKDEKYSSRAGILMDEFTSDIDHKTSLEYVEEISKLTKKDIMDFASKYLQANNYVSVYKRKGEDKSIVKVDKPTITPISVNREDQSEFLKKVEEMPENAIAPVWLNFDKDITKNKLGNVDVLSVKNTDNALFRLYYHFDSGKWNNKILPLAAEYLQYLGTKDKSSETISKEFYKLASSFNVSAGNEETYVTLEGLNENFDKTIALFEDLIKNSQADQKALDAYKIRLKKSRDNAKQNKSTIMAGLRSYAQYGAQNPFNNVLSDAELDALKAEDLINVLHDLFNFKHRVLYYGPKAGNEVVASLTPVHKLPATLKELPKSKTFTQVPTDKNKVLFAHYDMVQAEIFWVRNSDQYNASITPTVSLFNNYFGGGMGSIVFQTIRESKALAYSTYSYFSLPSKKEDKDIVMAYVGTQADKFNDSTLAMNELLTTLPKSDQLFETAKNGLKKSIASERITQDGIIFSYLRSQKLGNNFDMRKNVYDQAPKLAFTDINSFHDKEMKGKNFTYCLVASQDKVNEADMKKLGEVKKLNLNEIFGY; via the coding sequence ATGAATTTTTTCAAAAAAATCACTATTGCCACAAGTATTGCTGCGGCAAGTTTCACTGGGTACGCTTTTGGGCAGGATTTCCAGTGGAAAGAAGCCAAATCCAATGGTTATTCTTACAAATATGTAACGAATGACCCTACTTCAGCGAGATATTATACGCTTAAAAATGGTCTAACGGTCATTTTAAGTCCAACAAATAAAGATCCGAGAATCCAGACTTATATTGCAACAAAAGCAGGAAGCAAAACAGATCCCGCAGATCATACAGGTCTTGCACATTATCTTGAGCACATGCTTTTCAAAGGAACGGATAAATTCGGTTCTAAAGACTGGGCAAAAGAAAAACCTCTTTTAGACAAGATTGATGCGCTTTACGAAAAGTATAATCAGACTAAAGATGAAGCCAAAAGAAAGGAAATTTATAAAGAAATCGATAAAACTTCAGGAGAAGCTGCAAAATTTGCCATCGCCAACGAGTATGACAAATTAATGGCAGACATGGGAGCAGATGGAACCAACGCTTTCACTTCTTTTGAGCAAACTGTTTATACAGAAGATATTCCTTCAAATGTTGTAGATAAATTTTTAACGGTTCAGGCAGAAAGATTCAGACAACCTGTTTTGAGACTTTTCCATACTGAATTGGAGGCTGTTTATGAAGAAAAAAACAGATCTCTTGATGATGATGGCGACAAAGTTTACGACAAGATGTTTGAAAGTCTTTTCCCAAACAACAATTACGGAAAACAGACAACGATCGGAACGATTGAGCATTTGAAAAACCCTTCTCTTACAGCGATCAGAGAATATTTCAACAATTACTATGTTCCTAATAATATGGGAATTATTATGTCGGGAGATTTTAATCCTGATGAAGTAATTGCAAAAATTGACAAGGCTTTTTCTTATATGAAATCTAAGCCAATCCCAACTTACAATATCGGTCAGGAAAAAGCAATTACTGCTCCAATCACAAAAGAAGTTTTAGGTCCAAATCCTGAAAGTTTGATGATGGGATTCAGATTTCCGGGTGCCACAACGAAAGATGCAAGACTATTAACTCTCGTTGGAAACATGCTTACCAACGGACAGGCAGGATTGATTGATCTTGATCTTGTTAAAAAGCAAAAATTATTGGGAGCTTATGCTTTTCCGTATGTTTTAAAAGATTATTCTGTTCTTTTGTTACAGGGAAAACCTACTGAGGGTCAGTCTTTAGATGAAGTTAAAAACTTATTGCTTCAGGAAATCGATAAATTAAGAAAAGGTGAATTTTCGGATGATCTTATCCAATCTATCGTAAATAATGAGAAGAAAAGCATCATTCAGAAGGATGAAAAATATTCGTCAAGAGCTGGTATTTTGATGGATGAATTTACGTCTGATATTGATCACAAAACTTCTCTTGAATATGTAGAAGAAATCTCAAAGCTTACCAAGAAAGATATTATGGATTTCGCTTCAAAATATCTTCAGGCTAACAATTATGTTTCTGTTTATAAAAGAAAAGGTGAAGATAAAAGTATTGTAAAAGTTGACAAGCCTACCATTACTCCGATTTCTGTAAACAGAGAAGATCAGTCAGAATTCCTTAAAAAAGTTGAGGAAATGCCGGAAAATGCAATTGCTCCGGTTTGGTTGAATTTTGATAAAGACATCACTAAAAACAAGCTTGGAAATGTAGATGTACTTTCTGTAAAAAATACAGATAATGCGCTTTTCAGATTATATTATCATTTCGATTCCGGAAAATGGAATAACAAGATCCTTCCTTTGGCAGCGGAATATTTACAATATTTAGGTACAAAAGATAAATCTTCTGAGACGATCAGTAAAGAATTTTACAAATTAGCTTCAAGCTTTAATGTAAGCGCAGGAAACGAAGAAACTTATGTTACTTTGGAAGGTTTAAATGAAAACTTCGATAAAACAATCGCTTTATTTGAAGATTTAATTAAAAATTCTCAGGCAGATCAAAAAGCATTGGATGCCTATAAAATAAGACTGAAAAAATCCAGAGACAATGCAAAACAGAACAAATCTACCATTATGGCAGGTTTGAGAAGTTACGCACAGTATGGCGCTCAGAATCCTTTCAATAATGTTTTAAGTGATGCTGAATTAGATGCTTTAAAAGCAGAAGATTTAATTAATGTTCTTCATGACTTATTCAATTTCAAGCATAGAGTATTGTATTACGGACCAAAAGCAGGAAATGAAGTTGTTGCTTCTTTAACTCCAGTTCACAAGCTTCCTGCTACGTTGAAAGAATTGCCTAAATCTAAGACTTTCACACAGGTTCCAACAGATAAAAACAAAGTATTATTTGCTCATTATGATATGGTTCAGGCCGAGATTTTCTGGGTGAGAAATTCTGATCAGTACAATGCTTCTATTACACCGACTGTAAGTTTATTCAATAATTATTTTGGAGGCGGAATGGGCTCTATTGTTTTCCAGACGATTAGAGAATCTAAGGCTTTAGCATATTCTACTTATTCTTATTTCTCACTTCCAAGCAAAAAAGAAGATAAGGATATTGTTATGGCTTATGTAGGAACGCAGGCAGATAAGTTCAATGACTCTACTCTAGCGATGAATGAGCTTCTGACAACACTTCCAAAATCTGATCAATTATTCGAAACAGCGAAAAATGGATTGAAAAAATCTATTGCTTCCGAAAGAATAACTCAGGACGGAATTATCTTCTCTTATTTAAGATCCCAAAAGCTTGGAAATAACTTTGATATGAGAAAGAATGTTTACGATCAGGCTCCGAAATTAGCTTTCACAGACATCAACAGTTTCCACGATAAGGAAATGAAAGGTAAAAACTTCACTTACTGTTTAGTCGCATCGCAAGACAAAGTAAATGAGGCCGATATGAAGAAATTAGGCGAAGTAAAAAAACTTAATTTAAACGAAATATTCGGTTACTAA
- a CDS encoding peroxiredoxin, translated as MSLVGKKFPNVAIDAMSEMGDDLRINIFEETTKNQQKVILFWYPKDFTFVCPTELHAFQEALGEFEKRNTKVIGASCDTNEVHFAWLNVSKDNGGIEGVTYPLLADTHRQLANMLGIVDQDFEYNDEGEEVFTGSNVTYRATYLIDETGKVFHESVNDMPLGRNVKEYLRLIDAYTHVQKHGEVCPANWEEGKDAMKADRNSTAEYLAKN; from the coding sequence ATGTCTTTAGTAGGAAAAAAATTCCCGAATGTAGCAATTGATGCAATGTCTGAAATGGGTGATGATCTTAGAATCAACATCTTCGAAGAAACAACTAAAAACCAACAGAAAGTAATTTTGTTCTGGTATCCAAAAGATTTCACTTTCGTATGTCCAACTGAGCTTCACGCTTTTCAGGAAGCTTTAGGTGAATTCGAAAAAAGAAACACTAAAGTAATCGGTGCTTCTTGTGATACAAACGAAGTACACTTCGCTTGGTTGAACGTTTCAAAAGATAACGGAGGTATCGAAGGGGTAACTTACCCACTTTTAGCTGATACTCACAGACAATTGGCAAACATGCTGGGAATTGTAGATCAGGATTTCGAATATAACGATGAGGGAGAAGAAGTTTTCACAGGTTCTAATGTAACTTACAGAGCAACTTACCTAATCGACGAGACTGGAAAAGTATTCCACGAGTCTGTAAACGATATGCCTTTAGGAAGAAACGTAAAAGAATATTTAAGATTGATCGATGCTTACACGCACGTTCAGAAGCACGGTGAAGTTTGTCCTGCAAACTGGGAAGAAGGAAAAGATGCAATGAAAGCTGACAGAAATTCAACTGCTGAATATTTAGCTAAGAATTAA
- a CDS encoding acyl-CoA reductase — protein sequence MNIENQVLGLINLSDYIKEFLAKDIAEYNENDSDFELLLRKSEMENPWFTIDNQKFALKQWSDLLTEENIKDWLKDYSISKITKRVGLILAGNIPLVGLHDVISVVLSNHIPVIKLSSKDRYMVPFLLKKWKEFSSDNVEYEFVERLESYDAVIATGSNNTARYLEYYFKKHLNIIRKNRTSVAILKGDETVEELKLLANDIFQYFGLGCRNVTRILIPDDFVIDRLFESFVGYQDIINHNKYANNYEYNRAVYLLNLDKFWDNNFVMMKEDDKLFSPLSVINFSRYSSLENVKSFIAENEENIQCIVAKEELGLDSVYFGQAQNPGLDTYADNVDTMKFLELI from the coding sequence ATGAATATCGAAAATCAAGTTTTAGGACTTATTAACCTAAGTGATTATATAAAAGAGTTTTTAGCAAAAGATATTGCTGAATATAACGAGAATGATTCTGATTTTGAATTATTGTTAAGAAAGTCTGAAATGGAAAACCCTTGGTTTACCATTGATAATCAGAAATTTGCTCTTAAACAGTGGTCGGATCTGCTGACGGAAGAAAATATTAAGGATTGGCTTAAAGATTATTCCATCTCTAAAATTACAAAAAGAGTAGGATTAATCCTGGCTGGAAATATTCCTTTGGTAGGATTACATGATGTGATTTCTGTTGTATTGAGCAATCATATTCCGGTGATCAAATTATCTTCAAAAGACAGGTATATGGTTCCGTTTTTATTAAAAAAATGGAAAGAGTTTTCTAGCGATAATGTTGAATATGAATTCGTTGAAAGGTTGGAAAGTTATGACGCAGTGATCGCAACAGGAAGTAATAATACAGCGAGATATTTAGAATATTATTTTAAAAAACATCTGAATATTATCCGTAAAAACAGAACTTCAGTTGCCATTTTGAAAGGTGATGAAACGGTTGAAGAATTAAAACTTTTAGCGAATGATATTTTCCAATATTTTGGATTGGGTTGCAGAAATGTAACTAGAATTTTAATTCCGGACGATTTTGTAATTGACAGATTATTTGAAAGCTTTGTAGGCTATCAGGATATTATCAATCATAATAAATATGCAAATAATTATGAATATAACAGAGCGGTTTATCTTTTAAATCTGGATAAATTCTGGGATAATAATTTTGTGATGATGAAAGAAGATGATAAATTATTCAGTCCGCTTTCTGTGATTAATTTCAGTAGATATTCTTCTTTGGAGAATGTGAAAAGCTTTATTGCTGAAAATGAAGAAAATATTCAATGTATTGTGGCTAAAGAAGAACTTGGTCTAGATTCTGTATATTTTGGACAAGCGCAAAATCCAGGTTTGGATACTTATGCGGATAATGTGGATACGATGAAATTTCTAGAATTAATTTAA
- the serC gene encoding 3-phosphoserine/phosphohydroxythreonine transaminase, giving the protein MSKKHNFSAGPCILPQEVFEKSAEAILDFNGIGLSLLEISHRSKDFVAVMDEARAIVKRLMNLGDDYEVLYLGGGASLQFAMVPYNLLKVGGKAAYLDTGTWAAGAIKEAKKLGNVDVVGSSKEENYSFIPKNYTIGSEYDYFHCTSNNTIYGTQMKSFPEVDTLMVCDMSSDIFSRQLDFSKFDLIYAGAQKNMGPAGVTLIVIKKEILGKTGRENMLSILDYSQHISKESMYNTPPVFPVYASLLTLQHLENNGGIAAAEARNEAKAKLLYDEIDSNPLFETFCVKEDRSLMNVSFKLIDDSKKEEFDAAWKAAGISGLNGHRSLGGYRASLYNALPIESVQVLVDVMKSIK; this is encoded by the coding sequence ATGAGCAAAAAGCACAACTTCAGCGCAGGACCATGTATTTTACCACAAGAGGTATTCGAAAAATCGGCAGAAGCGATTTTAGATTTTAACGGTATTGGTCTTTCTCTTCTTGAGATCTCTCACAGAAGCAAAGATTTCGTTGCAGTAATGGACGAAGCGCGTGCGATTGTAAAAAGATTAATGAACCTTGGGGATGATTATGAAGTTTTGTATTTAGGAGGTGGCGCTAGTCTGCAGTTTGCAATGGTTCCTTACAACTTGTTGAAAGTTGGCGGAAAAGCGGCTTATTTAGATACTGGAACTTGGGCTGCAGGAGCAATCAAGGAAGCAAAAAAATTAGGTAATGTGGATGTTGTAGGTTCTTCAAAAGAGGAAAACTATTCTTTCATTCCTAAAAATTATACTATAGGTTCAGAGTACGATTATTTCCACTGTACTTCAAACAATACAATTTACGGAACTCAAATGAAGTCTTTCCCGGAAGTTGATACTTTGATGGTTTGTGACATGAGTTCTGATATTTTCTCAAGACAATTGGATTTTTCTAAATTCGATCTAATCTATGCCGGAGCTCAGAAAAATATGGGCCCTGCAGGAGTTACTTTGATCGTAATTAAAAAGGAAATTCTTGGAAAAACAGGAAGAGAAAATATGTTGTCGATTTTAGATTATTCTCAGCATATTTCAAAAGAGTCAATGTATAATACTCCACCGGTTTTCCCTGTGTATGCATCTTTATTGACTTTGCAACATCTAGAAAACAACGGAGGAATTGCTGCTGCTGAAGCAAGAAATGAAGCAAAAGCAAAACTTTTATATGACGAAATTGATAGTAATCCGTTATTTGAGACGTTTTGTGTAAAAGAAGACCGTTCTTTGATGAATGTTTCGTTCAAATTGATCGATGACAGCAAAAAAGAAGAATTCGACGCTGCTTGGAAAGCTGCAGGAATCAGCGGACTGAATGGTCACAGAAGTTTAGGTGGTTACAGAGCTAGTTTGTACAATGCTTTACCTATTGAAAGCGTGCAAGTTTTAGTAGATGTAATGAAATCTATAAAATAA
- a CDS encoding DUF6952 family protein: MKLPVIRQFYQNQTPENLEKTLEVLESFSEFRGTSEEDLNVAGELITNICGALEVHANVQNGMSEKDALNSFAQKVLGSIDK, translated from the coding sequence ATGAAGTTACCCGTAATAAGACAATTTTACCAAAATCAAACACCTGAAAATCTTGAAAAAACATTAGAAGTTTTAGAAAGTTTCAGCGAATTCAGAGGAACAAGTGAAGAGGACTTAAACGTTGCAGGTGAGTTAATTACAAACATCTGCGGAGCATTGGAAGTTCACGCCAACGTACAAAACGGAATGAGTGAAAAAGATGCTTTAAATTCTTTTGCTCAAAAGGTTTTAGGATCGATTGATAAATAA
- a CDS encoding Bax inhibitor-1 family protein, which produces MMTDVLVANSTDVEKASFYKKTYLHVALAILGFIGVETVLLKVVPEQLIVAMFAQRFVWLLIIGVFWLASVLAAKWSLSQSKSTQYFGLGFYILLEAVIFLPLIYIAMVYSGAQVIFQAATLTVGMFAGISAVAFTSKRDFSFLRNIIVIGGFIALGLIVAGMIFGFNLGLWFSVGMVILASATILYQTSKLKDSYATNQYVGASLQLFASIMLLFWYILSILMSRRS; this is translated from the coding sequence ATGATGACAGATGTTTTAGTGGCGAATTCTACGGACGTAGAAAAGGCCAGTTTTTACAAGAAAACGTATTTGCATGTTGCTCTGGCAATCCTTGGATTTATTGGAGTTGAAACCGTTTTATTAAAAGTGGTTCCTGAGCAATTGATCGTTGCAATGTTCGCGCAAAGATTCGTATGGTTACTGATTATCGGTGTATTTTGGCTAGCTTCAGTTTTAGCTGCAAAATGGTCACTTTCACAAAGTAAATCAACGCAATATTTCGGACTTGGATTCTATATTTTGCTTGAAGCGGTTATTTTCTTACCGTTAATTTACATTGCGATGGTGTATTCCGGAGCGCAGGTAATTTTTCAGGCAGCAACATTAACGGTTGGCATGTTTGCAGGAATTTCAGCGGTAGCTTTTACTTCTAAAAGAGATTTTTCTTTTTTAAGAAATATTATCGTTATCGGTGGATTTATCGCATTAGGATTAATCGTTGCCGGAATGATTTTCGGTTTCAATCTTGGACTTTGGTTCTCTGTAGGAATGGTGATTTTGGCTTCTGCAACAATTTTATATCAAACAAGTAAGCTTAAGGATTCTTACGCAACCAATCAGTATGTAGGAGCTTCGTTACAGCTTTTTGCTTCTATCATGTTGTTGTTCTGGTATATCTTGAGCATTTTGATGAGCAGAAGAAGCTAA
- a CDS encoding peptidylprolyl isomerase has protein sequence MKKIFLILSILSVQLFFSQEVVDLKVENNRKTETPLDLNKKQIDLYNGKFLQFITALKSSDRKGMEALLSDKAKQVVTDKVFTKLSTDINTSKKFTIIKTGYKPLIDGNSYPMIQYKYADDKSADPKEVITAVFENNGKILGVKPFKK, from the coding sequence ATGAAAAAAATATTTTTAATACTTTCAATCTTATCTGTACAGCTTTTCTTTTCGCAGGAAGTTGTTGATTTAAAGGTGGAAAACAACCGAAAGACAGAAACTCCTTTAGATCTGAACAAAAAACAGATTGATCTATACAACGGGAAGTTTCTGCAATTTATCACCGCCCTAAAATCATCTGACAGAAAAGGAATGGAAGCTTTACTTTCTGATAAGGCAAAGCAAGTGGTAACTGATAAAGTGTTTACAAAACTGTCGACAGATATCAATACCAGCAAAAAGTTTACGATCATTAAAACTGGCTACAAACCTTTGATAGATGGTAATAGTTATCCGATGATCCAATATAAATATGCTGATGATAAGTCTGCTGATCCAAAGGAGGTTATTACGGCGGTATTTGAAAATAATGGGAAGATTCTTGGAGTTAAACCATTCAAAAAATAA
- a CDS encoding 4Fe-4S binding protein, whose translation MAIKITDECINCGACEPECPNNAIYEGAVDWKASEGTELKGTVTLTSGLTVDADAPQEPVNDDVYFIVTDKCTECKGFHEEPQCAAVCPVDCCVPDEDHVESEEALLNKKAFLHGE comes from the coding sequence ATGGCTATTAAAATAACTGATGAATGCATTAATTGCGGTGCCTGCGAACCAGAGTGTCCCAACAATGCAATATATGAAGGAGCAGTAGATTGGAAAGCTTCCGAGGGTACTGAGCTTAAAGGTACTGTCACATTGACATCAGGACTTACAGTGGATGCAGATGCACCGCAAGAGCCTGTAAATGATGATGTTTATTTTATTGTAACAGATAAGTGTACAGAATGTAAGGGATTCCATGAAGAACCACAGTGTGCAGCGGTTTGCCCGGTAGATTGCTGTGTTCCTGATGAAGATCATGTAGAATCTGAAGAAGCATTGCTTAACAAGAAAGCATTTTTACACGGTGAATAA